The following are from one region of the Shinella sp. PSBB067 genome:
- a CDS encoding formate dehydrogenase subunit delta has protein sequence MSDGNKIIRMANQIAIFFHSQPASEGPDGIATHINKFWEPRMRRQLFDLVDNHGGEGLDGLVLQAIPLIHRPAPQADAPAGLAGGASAAP, from the coding sequence ATGTCGGACGGCAACAAGATCATCAGGATGGCGAACCAGATCGCCATCTTCTTTCACTCCCAGCCAGCAAGTGAAGGCCCGGACGGCATCGCCACCCATATCAACAAGTTCTGGGAGCCGCGCATGCGCCGGCAGCTCTTCGATCTCGTCGACAATCATGGCGGCGAAGGCCTCGACGGCCTGGTCCTCCAGGCGATCCCGCTGATCCATCGTCCCGCCCCGCAGGCGGACGCCCCCGCGGGCCTTGCCGGCGGTGCATCGGCGGCACCCTGA